In the Streptomyces formicae genome, one interval contains:
- a CDS encoding DUF2017 domain-containing protein: MPGHFEPIPGGGAAVALDEVEISIIRSLAVQLLELIGPGPGGEPSDDPLAELFAEGPSEPPTDPVMMRLLPDAYGGPGSEQGAVGDPEELRAYSAEFRRFTENDLRAKKRDDALVVIRSLDAMTASGEGGAVLKLSVEESRHWLGSLNDLRLAIGTRLDVTDEEDADLLYRLPDSDPRKPMVMAYLWLGGLQETLVETLLEQ, translated from the coding sequence ATGCCAGGACACTTCGAACCCATCCCCGGGGGCGGCGCCGCCGTCGCGCTCGACGAGGTCGAGATCTCGATCATCCGCTCCCTCGCCGTGCAGCTCCTGGAGCTGATCGGTCCCGGCCCCGGCGGTGAGCCCTCCGACGATCCGCTCGCCGAGCTCTTCGCCGAGGGTCCGAGCGAGCCGCCCACCGACCCGGTGATGATGCGTCTGCTCCCCGACGCCTACGGCGGTCCCGGCAGCGAGCAGGGCGCCGTCGGCGACCCGGAGGAACTGCGCGCGTATTCGGCCGAGTTCCGGCGCTTCACGGAGAACGACCTGCGGGCCAAGAAGCGCGACGACGCCCTGGTCGTGATCCGCTCCCTGGACGCGATGACGGCGTCGGGCGAGGGCGGAGCTGTCCTGAAACTGTCGGTCGAGGAGTCGCGGCACTGGCTCGGCTCGCTCAACGACCTGCGTCTCGCGATCGGCACGCGCCTCGACGTCACCGACGAGGAGGACGCGGATCTGCTCTACCGCCTCCCCGACTCCGACCCGCGCAAGCCGATGGTGATGGCCTACCTGTGGCTCGGCGGGCTCCAGGAAACGCTGGTCGAGACGTTGCTGGAGCAGTGA
- a CDS encoding putative leader peptide: protein MVPHDVSEETKSAPPVLLVARLHVDLCRLASAICSG from the coding sequence ATGGTTCCCCATGACGTGAGCGAAGAGACGAAGAGCGCACCGCCCGTGCTGCTTGTCGCGCGCCTGCACGTCGACCTGTGCCGCCTCGCCAGCGCGATCTGTTCCGGCTGA
- a CDS encoding amino acid permease codes for MTSVQVEEHHDGNEAGQSAAGQSGEGEGYQRGLGARQIQMIAIGGAIGTGLFLGAGKAIHKAGPSLILAYAIAGLVIFFIMRALGELLMYRAVSGSFSEYAREFIGPFFGYVTGWTYWLFWVVTGITEVTAAAQYMQYWTHDSIPQWGYALIFTVILYGANLISVKLFGELEFWFSMVKVTAIIGMILICVGILTIGFSDAGDTASVTHLWDQGGFFPNGIGSTLMTLQIVMFAFLAVELVGVTAGESKDPKTVLPKAINTVPWRIAVFYVGALIMILSVVPWTEFVPGVSPFVAAFDKMGLGIGAAIVNFVVLTAALSSCNSGMYSTGRMLRDLAMNGQGPKFFTKLTKNGLPLVGTTFSAALMLVGVWINYQWPGEAFNYVVSFATISGMWAWIMILVCQIKYRRKADRGELPQSTFRAPGAPYTSWFALAFIGMVIVMMGIDKDARISLYAAPVWALILGVGYLVMQRGNPQASGGKAESQDAVK; via the coding sequence ATGACCTCAGTGCAGGTCGAAGAGCATCACGACGGCAATGAGGCCGGGCAGTCCGCCGCCGGGCAGTCCGGCGAGGGCGAGGGTTACCAGCGCGGGCTCGGGGCCCGGCAGATCCAGATGATCGCGATCGGCGGTGCCATCGGCACCGGCCTGTTCCTCGGCGCGGGCAAGGCCATTCACAAGGCCGGGCCCAGCCTCATCCTGGCGTACGCCATCGCGGGCCTCGTCATCTTCTTCATCATGCGGGCGCTCGGCGAGCTCCTCATGTACCGCGCCGTTTCGGGCTCCTTCTCGGAGTACGCGCGTGAATTCATCGGCCCGTTCTTCGGGTACGTGACCGGCTGGACGTACTGGCTCTTCTGGGTCGTCACCGGCATCACGGAAGTCACGGCGGCCGCCCAGTACATGCAGTACTGGACACATGACTCCATTCCGCAATGGGGATACGCGCTGATCTTCACGGTCATCCTCTACGGCGCCAACCTGATCTCCGTGAAGCTCTTCGGCGAGCTCGAGTTCTGGTTCTCGATGGTCAAGGTCACCGCGATCATCGGCATGATCCTGATCTGCGTCGGCATCCTCACCATCGGCTTCTCCGACGCCGGTGACACCGCCTCCGTCACCCACCTGTGGGACCAGGGCGGCTTCTTCCCCAACGGCATCGGCTCCACGCTGATGACGCTGCAGATCGTGATGTTCGCCTTCCTCGCCGTCGAGCTCGTCGGCGTCACCGCGGGCGAGTCCAAGGACCCGAAGACCGTCCTGCCCAAGGCCATCAACACCGTGCCGTGGCGCATCGCCGTCTTCTACGTCGGCGCGCTCATCATGATCCTCTCGGTCGTCCCGTGGACGGAGTTCGTGCCGGGCGTCTCGCCGTTCGTCGCCGCCTTCGACAAGATGGGCCTCGGCATCGGCGCGGCGATCGTCAACTTCGTCGTCCTGACGGCCGCGCTCTCCTCCTGCAACTCCGGCATGTACTCCACCGGCCGCATGCTGCGCGACCTGGCGATGAACGGCCAGGGCCCGAAGTTCTTCACCAAGCTCACGAAGAACGGCCTGCCGCTCGTCGGCACGACCTTCTCCGCCGCGCTGATGCTGGTCGGCGTCTGGATCAACTACCAGTGGCCGGGCGAGGCGTTCAACTACGTCGTCTCCTTCGCGACCATCTCCGGCATGTGGGCCTGGATCATGATCCTGGTCTGCCAGATCAAGTACCGCCGCAAGGCCGACCGCGGCGAGCTGCCGCAGTCCACCTTCCGGGCGCCCGGCGCCCCGTACACGAGCTGGTTCGCCCTCGCCTTCATCGGCATGGTGATCGTGATGATGGGCATCGACAAGGACGCGCGCATCTCGCTCTACGCGGCTCCCGTCTGGGCCCTGATCCTGGGCGTCGGCTACCTGGTCATGCAGCGCGGGAACCCGCAGGCGTCCGGCGGCAAGGCCGAGTCGCAGGACGCGGTGAAGTAG
- a CDS encoding Mov34/MPN/PAD-1 family protein gives MLTITQALHDQIVAHARQDHPDEACGVVAGPEGTGRPERFIPMLNAARSPTFYEFDSTDLLKLYREMDDRDEEPVIVYHSHTATEAYPSRTDITYANEPGAHYVLVSTADTDDAGPFQFRSYRIVEGEVTEEEVKVVQAY, from the coding sequence ATGCTGACCATCACCCAGGCCCTCCACGACCAGATCGTCGCGCACGCGCGCCAGGACCACCCCGACGAGGCCTGCGGTGTGGTCGCGGGCCCGGAAGGCACCGGCCGCCCCGAGCGCTTCATCCCGATGCTGAACGCGGCCCGCTCGCCCACGTTCTACGAGTTCGACTCGACCGACCTGCTCAAGCTCTACCGCGAGATGGACGACCGCGACGAGGAGCCGGTGATCGTCTACCACTCGCACACCGCGACCGAGGCCTACCCCTCGCGCACCGACATCACCTACGCCAACGAGCCCGGCGCGCACTACGTCCTGGTCTCCACGGCCGACACCGACGACGCGGGCCCCTTCCAGTTCCGCTCGTACCGGATCGTGGAGGGCGAGGTCACCGAGGAAGAGGTAAAGGTCGTACAGGCATACTGA
- a CDS encoding type II toxin-antitoxin system PemK/MazF family toxin: MDTSWWLALAAVVVLALVVTLVDGWGRGHRKRSTRPPGRTRPPRGPRGRSPAPRPAEIWWARVPYEDGPGGKDRPCLVLSVRGERAVVAKITSKYHDERPGVIPLPPGVVGDVRGRASFLETDELREVSLWEFRRRAGVVDPALWDQVRYLAG; the protein is encoded by the coding sequence ATGGACACGTCCTGGTGGCTCGCGCTGGCCGCCGTGGTGGTGCTCGCGCTCGTCGTCACGCTGGTGGACGGGTGGGGCCGCGGGCACCGGAAGCGGAGTACCCGACCGCCGGGTCGGACCCGCCCGCCGCGGGGGCCCCGGGGGCGGTCGCCCGCGCCCCGGCCCGCGGAGATCTGGTGGGCGCGGGTGCCGTACGAGGACGGGCCCGGCGGGAAGGACAGGCCCTGTCTCGTGCTGTCCGTGCGCGGGGAGCGTGCGGTGGTCGCGAAGATCACCAGCAAGTACCACGACGAGCGGCCGGGGGTGATTCCGTTGCCGCCGGGTGTCGTGGGCGACGTGCGGGGCCGGGCGAGCTTTCTGGAAACGGACGAGCTGAGGGAGGTCTCCCTCTGGGAGTTCCGGCGCAGGGCCGGGGTGGTGGATCCGGCGCTCTGGGACCAGGTCAGGTATCTGGCGGGCTGA
- a CDS encoding PLP-dependent cysteine synthase family protein, with product MPRYDSPLAAVGNTPLVRLPRLSPSDDVRIWAKLEDRNPTGSIKDRPALHMVEQAEKDGRLTPGCTILEPTSGNTGISLAMAAKLKGYRIVCVMPENTSQERRDLLAMWGAEIISSPAAGGSNTAVRVAKELSAEHPDWVMLYQYGNPDNAGAHYATTGPEILTDLPSITHFVAGLGTTGTLMGVGRYLREQKPDIKIVAAEPRYDDLVYGLRNLDEGFVPELYDASVLTTRFSVGSADAVTRTRELLKEEGIFAGVSTGAALHAAIGVGRKAVAAGQPADIVFVVADGGWKYLSTGVYTAETTEAAIETLQGQLWA from the coding sequence ATGCCTCGCTACGACTCCCCGCTCGCCGCGGTCGGCAACACGCCGCTCGTCCGCCTGCCGCGCCTCTCCCCGTCGGACGACGTCCGCATCTGGGCCAAGCTGGAGGACCGCAACCCGACCGGATCCATCAAGGACCGCCCGGCCCTCCACATGGTCGAACAGGCGGAGAAGGACGGCCGGTTGACGCCCGGCTGCACGATCCTGGAGCCGACCTCGGGCAACACCGGCATCTCGCTCGCCATGGCGGCCAAGCTCAAGGGCTACCGCATCGTGTGCGTCATGCCGGAGAACACCTCGCAGGAGCGGCGCGACCTGCTCGCGATGTGGGGCGCCGAGATCATCTCGTCCCCCGCGGCGGGCGGCTCCAACACGGCCGTACGCGTGGCCAAGGAGCTGTCCGCCGAGCACCCGGACTGGGTGATGCTCTACCAGTACGGCAACCCCGACAACGCGGGCGCCCACTACGCCACGACGGGCCCGGAGATCCTCACCGACCTCCCCTCCATCACCCACTTCGTGGCGGGCCTCGGCACCACGGGCACGCTCATGGGCGTCGGCCGCTACCTCCGCGAGCAGAAGCCGGACATCAAGATCGTCGCGGCGGAACCCCGCTACGACGACCTCGTCTACGGCCTGCGCAACCTCGACGAGGGCTTCGTCCCCGAGCTGTACGACGCCTCCGTCCTGACCACCCGCTTCTCCGTCGGCTCGGCCGACGCGGTCACCCGCACCCGCGAACTCCTCAAGGAGGAGGGCATCTTCGCGGGCGTCTCCACGGGCGCGGCGCTGCACGCGGCCATCGGCGTGGGCCGCAAGGCGGTCGCGGCGGGCCAGCCCGCCGACATCGTCTTCGTCGTCGCCGACGGCGGCTGGAAGTACCTGTCGACGGGCGTCTACACGGCGGAGACGACCGAGGCGGCGATCGAGACGCTCCAGGGCCAACTCTGGGCGTAG
- a CDS encoding FecCD family ABC transporter permease yields MLICAVLATALAAAIIAGLALGSVRIPPGDVMEILTGRADPSPFRTIVLDVRLPRVLLGAAVGAGLAVIGTVLQALVRNPLADPFLLGVSSGASVGAVGAIVLGGTFGVGSALATTVTIPAAAFAGALVSLVLVYSLARSGGGFATGRLILAGVAVSYILTALTSLILVTADSADHLKEVLYWTLGGLGSARWDMLALPCCALVVGTALLMALARPLDLLLVGEEGATVLGLDTARFRAAVFVFASLLTGVLVAYSGAIGFVGLMVPHAARMLVGAAHRPLLPVVALLGAVFLVVADLAARTVAAPQDIPVGVLTALTGGPFFLWLLRRRTEGVPA; encoded by the coding sequence CTGTTGATCTGCGCAGTCCTTGCGACAGCCCTCGCGGCAGCGATCATCGCCGGGCTCGCCCTGGGCTCCGTCCGCATCCCGCCAGGGGACGTCATGGAGATCCTCACGGGCCGCGCGGACCCCTCCCCCTTCAGAACCATCGTGCTGGACGTGAGACTCCCCAGGGTCCTGCTCGGCGCAGCCGTCGGCGCGGGACTCGCCGTCATCGGCACCGTCCTCCAGGCCCTCGTCCGCAACCCCCTCGCCGACCCGTTCCTGCTCGGCGTCTCCTCGGGCGCCTCCGTCGGCGCGGTCGGCGCCATCGTGCTCGGCGGCACCTTCGGCGTCGGCTCGGCCCTCGCGACCACCGTCACGATCCCCGCCGCCGCCTTCGCGGGCGCGCTGGTCTCACTGGTCCTCGTCTACTCCCTTGCCAGGAGCGGCGGCGGCTTCGCGACCGGGCGCCTGATCCTCGCGGGCGTCGCCGTCTCGTACATCCTGACCGCCCTGACCAGCCTCATCCTGGTCACCGCGGACAGCGCGGACCACCTCAAGGAAGTCCTGTACTGGACGCTCGGCGGCCTCGGCAGCGCCCGCTGGGACATGCTCGCCCTGCCCTGCTGCGCCCTGGTCGTCGGCACGGCCCTGCTCATGGCGCTCGCCCGCCCCCTCGACCTGCTGCTCGTCGGCGAGGAGGGCGCCACCGTCCTCGGCCTGGACACGGCACGCTTCCGCGCCGCGGTCTTCGTCTTCGCCTCCCTCCTGACCGGCGTCCTGGTCGCGTACAGCGGGGCCATCGGATTCGTCGGCCTGATGGTGCCGCACGCCGCCCGCATGCTCGTCGGCGCCGCGCACCGCCCGCTGCTCCCCGTGGTGGCGCTGCTGGGCGCGGTCTTCCTGGTCGTCGCCGACCTCGCCGCGCGCACCGTCGCCGCGCCGCAGGACATCCCCGTCGGCGTGCTCACCGCGCTGACCGGAGGCCCGTTCTTCCTCTGGCTGCTGCGGCGGCGCACCGAAGGAGTCCCGGCATGA
- a CDS encoding ABC transporter ATP-binding protein yields the protein MGELRTEGISYEIDGRRLVDGVDLTAAPGETVGVVGPNGSGKTTLLRCVYGTLRASGGRALLDGDDLGAMSAKARARRLATVPQDGQAAFELTVEQVVAMGRSPHKRFWEADTAADEELVRAALDRVGVAALAHRAFPSLSGGERQRALMARALVQRPTLVVLDEPTNHLDIRYQLEILSLVRDLGTTNLLALHDLNLAAYYCDRLYVLDGGRLVASGAPKEVLTAELLATVYGVTAEVSTHPVTGAPNVVYLPPPAS from the coding sequence GTGGGGGAACTGCGCACCGAGGGGATCTCGTACGAGATCGACGGCAGGCGCCTGGTGGACGGCGTCGACCTCACCGCGGCCCCCGGCGAGACCGTCGGCGTCGTCGGCCCCAACGGCAGCGGCAAGACGACGCTGCTGCGCTGTGTGTACGGCACCCTGCGCGCGTCCGGCGGCCGTGCCCTCCTGGACGGCGACGACCTGGGCGCGATGTCCGCGAAGGCGCGCGCCAGGCGCCTCGCCACCGTGCCGCAGGACGGGCAGGCCGCCTTCGAGCTGACCGTCGAGCAGGTGGTCGCCATGGGCCGCTCCCCGCACAAGCGCTTCTGGGAGGCGGACACGGCGGCCGACGAGGAGCTGGTGCGGGCCGCGCTCGACCGGGTCGGGGTCGCGGCCCTCGCGCACCGCGCGTTCCCCTCGCTCTCCGGCGGCGAACGCCAGCGCGCCCTGATGGCCCGCGCCCTCGTGCAGCGCCCCACCCTCGTCGTACTCGACGAACCCACCAACCACCTGGACATCCGCTACCAGCTCGAGATCCTCTCCCTGGTGCGGGACTTGGGCACGACGAACCTGCTCGCCCTGCACGACCTGAACCTCGCGGCGTACTACTGCGACCGCCTCTACGTCCTCGACGGCGGCCGTCTCGTCGCCTCGGGGGCGCCGAAGGAGGTGCTCACGGCCGAGCTGCTCGCCACCGTGTACGGAGTGACGGCCGAGGTCAGCACCCACCCGGTGACCGGCGCCCCGAACGTCGTCTATCTGCCGCCGCCCGCATCCTGA
- the clpS gene encoding ATP-dependent Clp protease adapter ClpS, whose amino-acid sequence MGQVSTAPAEITRPDSDEEVHVVPEPDVPWITLVHNDPVNLMSYVTYVFQTYFGYSKEKSTKLMMDVHHKGRAVVSSGSREEMERDVQAMHGYGLWATLQQDRK is encoded by the coding sequence ATGGGACAGGTGAGTACGGCTCCCGCAGAGATCACCCGACCCGATTCGGACGAAGAGGTACACGTCGTCCCCGAGCCGGACGTCCCCTGGATCACGCTCGTGCACAACGACCCCGTGAACCTGATGAGCTACGTGACGTATGTGTTCCAGACGTACTTCGGGTACTCCAAGGAGAAGTCCACGAAGCTGATGATGGACGTGCACCACAAGGGCCGCGCGGTCGTCTCCAGCGGCAGTCGCGAGGAGATGGAGCGCGACGTCCAGGCCATGCACGGCTACGGCCTCTGGGCCACCCTTCAGCAGGACCGCAAGTAG
- a CDS encoding ABC transporter substrate-binding protein yields MSRRHTGIRALAAATLLVPLAACSSSDSDGDTKPAAKAAGFPYTVTNCGVRTTYDAPPKRAVTMNQHATEVMLELGLEDRMAGTAYLDDKVLPKYAKAYDALPVVAKEYPSYEKLLAANPDFVYGGYASAFLSSDGRSRSALAKSGIESRLNVEGCAKRPVTMNDVFREVREVGATFGVRDRADKWVGGAERELAATTKKLKGKKPRSVFVYDSGDKTAFTVGGRGIGNDIIERAGGRNIVADVDKSFADASWETVVDRHPETIVILDYGATTVAQKKKRLLDDPALADVPAIKNKSFAVLPLSDMVTGVRAPKAVEKLAAQL; encoded by the coding sequence ATGTCCCGCCGTCACACCGGCATACGCGCGCTCGCCGCGGCCACCCTGCTCGTCCCGCTCGCCGCATGCTCCTCCTCGGACTCCGACGGTGACACGAAGCCCGCCGCCAAGGCCGCCGGATTCCCGTACACCGTCACCAACTGCGGTGTGAGGACGACGTACGACGCACCGCCGAAGCGCGCCGTCACCATGAACCAGCACGCCACCGAGGTGATGCTGGAACTCGGCCTCGAGGACCGCATGGCGGGCACGGCCTACCTCGACGACAAGGTCCTGCCGAAGTACGCGAAGGCGTACGACGCCCTCCCCGTCGTCGCCAAGGAGTACCCCTCCTACGAGAAGCTGCTCGCCGCCAACCCCGACTTCGTGTACGGCGGTTACGCGAGCGCCTTCCTCTCCAGCGACGGCCGCAGCCGCTCCGCGCTCGCCAAGTCGGGCATCGAGAGCCGCCTGAACGTCGAGGGCTGCGCGAAGCGCCCCGTCACCATGAACGACGTCTTCCGCGAGGTCCGCGAGGTCGGCGCCACCTTCGGGGTGCGCGACCGCGCCGACAAGTGGGTCGGCGGCGCCGAGCGCGAACTGGCTGCCACGACCAAGAAGCTGAAGGGCAAGAAGCCCCGTTCCGTCTTCGTCTACGACAGCGGCGACAAGACGGCGTTCACGGTCGGCGGCCGGGGCATCGGCAACGACATCATCGAGCGGGCGGGCGGCCGCAACATCGTCGCCGACGTCGACAAGTCCTTCGCCGACGCCTCCTGGGAGACGGTCGTGGACCGCCACCCCGAGACCATCGTGATCCTCGACTACGGCGCGACGACGGTCGCCCAGAAGAAGAAGCGCCTCCTCGACGACCCGGCCCTCGCGGACGTCCCCGCCATCAAGAACAAGAGCTTCGCGGTCCTGCCGCTCTCGGACATGGTCACGGGAGTACGAGCACCCAAGGCGGTGGAGAAGCTGGCGGCGCAGCTGTGA
- a CDS encoding MoaD/ThiS family protein, with product MAIEVRIPTILRTYTDGEKAVQGSGDTLAELFTDLDSRHAGIAERIVDDGKLRRFVNVYLNDEDVRFLDGISTKLADGDSVTILPAVAGGMV from the coding sequence ATGGCCATCGAGGTCCGCATCCCGACCATCCTCCGCACCTACACCGACGGCGAGAAGGCCGTCCAGGGCAGCGGAGACACCCTCGCCGAGCTCTTCACCGACCTCGACTCGCGGCACGCGGGCATCGCCGAGCGCATCGTGGACGACGGCAAGCTGCGCCGCTTCGTGAACGTGTACCTCAACGACGAGGACGTCCGCTTCCTGGACGGCATCTCCACCAAGCTCGCCGACGGCGACAGCGTCACGATCCTGCCGGCCGTGGCCGGCGGCATGGTCTAG